TGGCGGATCTGGCGATCCACGATGCCGCGGCCTTCACCGCCCTGGTGGGCAAGGCCAAGGAGGCGCTGACCCGGTAACGTGCGGATCTACAGCTCTCTGCGCGTCGAGCGCATGCTTGTTCTGGGGTTCCTGTCGCTCATCACGGCAGGAACCCTTGTGCTTTGGGCGGTGGACCGCCTGTCGGGACACCCCTTAAGCCTTTTGGACGCCCTCTTCACCGCCACCTCCGCGGTCTGCGTCACGGGGCTTGCGGTGGTGGACACGGGGAGGGATCTGAGCCTGCCCGCCCAGGGGGTGCTGTTGCTGCTGATCCAGTTGGGGGGCCTGGGGGTGATGACCGCCACCACGGCGTTGCCCCTGGTCTTCGGGATGAAGATCCACCTCCGGCAGCGGCTTCTCTTCGCGGGAGGGCTGGGGATGGACACTCCCCAGGGGGCGGTGCGGCTGCTGTCCACGGTGCTTCGGTACACCCTGGCGGTGGAGGCCCTGATGGCCGCACCCCTGTTCTGGGGGTTTCTCCAGAGGGAGGCCCCGGGGCGGGCGGCGTACCTGGCGGTCTTCCACAGCATCAGTGCCTTCTGCAACGCCGGGTTCTCCCCCTATGGAGACAGTCTGGAGACCTTTGCGGGGACCTTCTGGGTGCCCGGAGCGGTGATGGTCCTCGTCGTCCTGGGGGGGCTGGGGTTTCCGGTGGCGGCGGAGCTGCGGGCCTGTGCCCGCAGGCGCCACCCCCTCTCCGCCTACACCCGGATGGTGCTGGTCGTCACGGCGGGGCTGATCCTCCTGGGCACGGTCCTGCTTGCCTTCTCGGAGTGGGACCGGGCGTTTCGGGACCTTCCGCCCCTCCTGAAGGGGTGGAACGCCCTCTTCCACAGCATCACTCCCCGAACGGCGGGGTTCGACACGGTGGCCCTGAGAAACTTCTCCGGCCTGGGCCTGGGGATCACCCTCACCCTCATGTTTGTGGGGGCTTCCCCGGCCTCCACGGGGGGGGGAATCAAGACCACCACCTTTGGGGTGCTGCTGGCCTGTTCCTGGAAGGAAGTCCAGGGGGAGGAGGAGACGGTGGTCTGGGGGCGACGCATTGATCCGCGAACCCAAAGGAAGGCCCTGGCCCTGACGGTGCTGTACCTGGCCACCCTGTTCCTGGCGGTGCTGGGGCTCTGTCTCTACGAACCCTTCTCCTTCCGGGACCTGCTCTTCGAGGCCTTCTCCGCCATGGGCACGGTGGGGCTTTCGGTGGGCATCACCCCGAGGCTCACCCCGGAGGGTAAGATGATCCTGGTGTTTCTGATGTTCTGGGGCCGGGTGGGCATCGTGACCTTCCTCTACGGCATCCTCGCCCGCACCCGTCCCGGGAAGGTCCAGTACCCCTCGGCGCAGATGCCCATCGGCTAGGAGGAATCGGGACATGAAAGAGGAATCCAAGAGCTATCTGGTCATCGGGCTGGGGCGTTTCGGTACGGCCCTGTGCAACCGGCTGGTGGACCTGGGACAGCGGGTGGTGGGAGTGGACAAGGTGCGCGCCCACGTGGAGGAGCTGGCGGATCGCCTGGATCTGGCGGCGCAGCTGGACGCCACGGACGAGGAGGCTCTGGTGAAGGTGGGGGCCAAGGACGCGGACGTGGCGGTGGTGGCCATCGGGGAGGGCGTGGAGGCAAGCGTGCTGGCCACGGCCATCCTCCGGGACCTGGGCATCCCCCTGGTGGTGGCCCGGGCCATCGATCCCCTTCACGCCAAGGTGCTGGAACGGGTGGGGGCCCACCGGGTCTTTTCCCCGGAGCAGGACATGGGGGTGCGGATGGCGGAGCAGCTGGCCCATCCTTGGCTGGCCCACTTCACGGCCCTGCAACAGACGGATTTTCTGGTGGGGGAGATGGCCCCGCTGGAGGAGATGACCGGCAAGACGCTGCAGGACCTGCATTTCACCCATCGCTACAAGGCCATGATCCTCCTGGTGGAACGCGGGGGTACCCGCTTTCTCCCCCGGGCGGACACGGTGATCCTGCCCACGGACCGTCTTTGGGTGGCTGGAAGGCAGGAGGACCTGGCCCAGTGGCTGGATGGGACGGATTCGGAAGGGAAGTGACGGGATGAGCGACATGCTCCGGGATGTGGAGCGGATGGAGGCAGCCTTCGCCGAGACCATGGAGAAGGTTCGGTCCCTGGGGGACCTGGAAGCCCTCCGGCTGGAGTACCTGGGCAAGAAGGGCGCGTTGACAGGGCTGCTTCGTCTCCTGGGCCAGGCGGCCCCGGAGGAGCGTCCGGCCCTGGGTCAGGCGGTGAACCGGCTTCGGGACGCCTGCGAGGAGAGCCTGAAGGTCCGGGCGGCGGAACTGCGGGAGCAGGAAGAGGAGGCGGCGGAGGCCCGGGACCGGGTGGACGTGTCCCTCCCCGGGTGCGGTCGCCCCTACGGCCGCCCCCATCCGGTGGTACAGACCTTTCAGGAGATCCTGGACATCTTCGTCTCCCTGGGCTTCTCCGTGGCCTCGGGCCCGGAGATCGAGACGGACTTCTTCAACTTCGAGGCCCTGAACTTCAAGGCCCACCACCCCGCCCGGGACATGCAGGACACCTTCTTCGTGGAGAAGGATCGCCTGCTGCGGACCCACACCTCCCCGGTGCAGGTGCGGAGCATGCTGGCCCAGGGGGCGCCCCTTCGGATCGTCATTCCCGGACGGGTGTATCGCCGGGACAGCGACCCGACCCATTCCCCCATGTTCCATCAGGTGGAGGGGCTGCTCCTGGACGAGAACATCTCCGTGGCGGACCTGAAGGGCTGCCTGCAGGCCTTCGTGGACGCCATCTTCGGGCGTCCCCTGCGGTCCCGCTTCCGGGGAAGTTACTTCCCCTTCACGGAGCCCTCCCTGGAGATGGACGTGGAGTGCGTGGTCTGCGCGGGGAATCCCGCGGGGTGCCGGGTCTGCAAGGGGACCGGCTGGCTGGAGATCCTGGGGGCGGGGATGGTGCACCCCAACGTGCTGCGCAGCGGAGGGGTGGACCCGGAACGCTACGGCGGCTTCGCCTGGGGCATGGGGGTGGACCGGGTGGCCATGCTCAAGTACGGCCTCTCGGACCTGCGTCCCCTCTTCGAGGGAGACCTGGCGTACCTGACGGGGGGGAACTAGACATGCGGGTGTACTGGAAATGGCTGGAGGAGCTGGTGACCCTCCCCCTGGGTCCCGAGGCCCTGGCAGATCGGCTCACCATGACGGGCACGGAGGTGGAGTCCATCGAGACCCCCTGCGGCGCCCTCTCGGGCGTCCTGGTGGCTCGGGTGGTCTCCTGCGAGCCGCACCCGGAAAAGGGATCCCTTCGGGTGGTCCGGGCGGACCTGGGCGGAGGGCGGGAGGCCACGGTGGTCACCGGAGCGGCCAACGCGAGGGTGGGGGCCAAGTTCCCCTACGCCCCCCCCGGAGCGACCCTGGCGGACGGGACGGTCCTGGGCACCCGGGACTTCGACGGGGTGTCCAGCGCCGGGATGCTCCTGTCCGCGGAGGAATTGGGGCTGGAGGGTCTGGACGGCGAAGGGGGGCTGCTGTCCCTGCCCGAGGAGGCCCCGGAGGGGACGGACTTCCGCGCCTGGGCGGGGCTGGACGTCCCGGTGCTGGACCTGTCCATCACCCCCAATCGGGGGGATCTCTGCTCCCTCATGGGGGTGGCTCGGGAGGTCCACGGCCTGCTGGAGGACGCCCCGCTGCGGGGCCCCCTTCCTCTGTCGGGGACCGGAGAGGTGGAGTGGGCGGACTCCTTCGGGGGCATCCGGCTGGAGGATTCGGGGTGCGAGCAGTACGCCCTGGGGTATGGAGAGAACATCCGCATCGCCCCCGCCCCCCTGGAGGCCCGGCTGAAGCTCCTTCTCTCGGGGATGCGCCCGGTGAGCAACGTGGTGGACGCCACGAACCTGGCCATGCTCCTCTTCGGTCAGCCCCTTCACGCCTTCGACCGGGACCGGTTGCCCGGTTCGGACATCCGGGTCCGCGGCGCCCGCCCGGGGGAAAGGCTGGTCACCCTGGACGGGAAGGAACGGGTCCTGGAGGAGCAGGACCTGGTCATCGCCAGCGGAGAGACCCCCATCGGCCTGGCGGGGGTCATGGGGGGGCTGGACTCGGAGATCGTCCCGGAGACGAAACGAATCCTCCTGGAGTCGGCGGTGTTCGATCCCTCCCGGGTGAGCCGCACCTCCCGACGGCTGGGTCTCCCCAGCCAGGCGGCGTTCCGGTTCAGCCGGGGTCTGGATTCGACCCGGGTGCTCCCGGCGGCGGAGTACGTGCTGGATCTTCTCTCCCGCTGGGCGGGCATGAGGCCGGGAAATCGGATCCTCCATCAGTTTCGGGACATCCCCGCCCCTCGGACGGTGCTCCTGCGCCGGGAGACCCTGCGCCGGGTGCTGCTCTGGGACGGCCTGGAGGAGGCCGTCCCGGGTCTGGAGCGGCTGGGATTCGGGGTGCAGCCCCAGGAGGGACTGGGGGAGGACCGGGTCCTCTTCCGTGTGCCCTCGTGGCGCAACGACGTGGAGGCGGAGGAGGACCTGGTGGAGGAGGTGGGGCGCCTTCGGGGCTACGACCGCATCGCTCCCCGGATCCCCGGCTGCCTGCACGGTCGGGGCGTGCTCCCCGAGAGCTTCCTGGCCCTGCGGCAGGTGCGCCAGGCGGCGTTGGCTCGGGGGTACGTGGAGGTCATGACCTACAGCTTCCTGCACCCTCGGGAGCTGGAGCGGCTGCACTTTTCCCCCCAGGATCCCCGGGGCAACCCCCCCGGGCTGCTCAACCCCATCAGCCAGGAACAGGTGGCCATGCGCACCTGCATCCTCCCGGGGCTGCTGCGGGCGCTGGAACAGAACCTCCGGTCGGGGTGGCGCGGCTCCATGCGGTTCTTCGAGACGGGCAACGTGTTCTTCCACGATGCGCAGGAAGGTTACCGGGAATCGGAGCACCTGGCGGGGCTGGTCTACCTGGGCAAGGACAGGCACGTGCTCTACGGGGATCGCCTCCGGGAGGACTTCTTCACGGTCAAGGCGGACGTGGAGGCCCTGCTTGCCGCCCGAGGGATCGTCGCCCAGTGGCGGGAGGGAGAGGAGCCCTTCGGCCACCGGGGGCAGACCGCCGCGATCTTGCGGGACGGAGTGCCCCGGGGCACCCTCTGCCGCCTGAAGCCCGCACTGGCCCGGGAGCTGGATGCGGAGGAAGGAATCTTCGTCTTCGAGCTGGACCTGGATGCCTTCAGCCCCGCGGTGCGGGGGGTTTACGGAAACCCCTTCCGCTTCCCTCCCGCCCAGCGAGACGTGGCCCTTTTGGTGTCGGTGGACCGCCCCGCAGAGGCGGTGCGGGAGGAGATCCTGACCCTGGGGGACCGGGAGCGGATCCGAGGGGTGGAACTCTTCGACCATTTCGAGGGCAAGGGCATCCCCGAGGGGTTCCGCAGCCTGGCCTTCTCGGTGCTCTACCGCCACCCCGACCGGACCCTCCGGGACGAGGAAGTGGAGGGAGCCCACCTGGAGCTGCGCCGCAAACTGCAGGAAAAGGGATACACTCTACGGTAGTCCGAGAAAGGGAGGGTTTGGAATGATCCAGCAGTTCGAACAGTTCGAAAGACTGGTGGACCGCCTCGCCGGAAGGATGGCGAACCTCCAGAGGGAACGGGATGGGGCGGTGGCCGAAGCGGCCGCCCTGAAGGGACAGATGCAGGAGAAGGACCTGGAACTGATCCGGGCCCGCAAGGAGGCCCAGCGGGCGGTGGAACAGATGGAGCGGGAGAAGATGGCCCTCCAGAAGGACCAGCAGCAGTTGGAGCAGAAGCTGGGCGACCTGATGGCCAAGATCCGGGGGCTCCTGCCGGAGGAGACCCCTTCCTCCGGGGGGGGGCGTCCGGCGGCCTGACGCAGCCTTAGGTGCGGGACGGGACGATGGAACAACGCCTCACCCTTCTCGTGGGCAGAAAGACCTACTCCGTGGTCACCTCCCTGGGGGAGGAACGGGCCCGGGAGGTCTCGGAGGTGGTCCGTCAGGTTCTGGACCAGACGGACCCCTCCCTGAGCCAGGAAGAACGCCTCTTCCTGGTCTCCATGCTCCTGGCGAGCCAGATGGTGCACCTGAGGGAGAGGCTGGAGATCCTGGCGGGACCGGAAGGGGAGGAGTCCTCGTGACGTCTCCCGTGGACTACCTGGTGGCCGCCGCCGGGGCGTTCTGGATCCTCAAGGGCCTCTTCCGGGGTTTCGCCGGGGAGGTCCTTTCCCTTCTGGGGTGGGTCCTGGGGGTGTTCGCGGGGCTGCGCTTCGGGGGGGGGCGGCTTCTCCGCTTCAGAAAAGCCTGGGGCTGGAGCCTCCCCTTGCCGCCGCCCTGGGCTTTTTGGGGGTGCTCCTGGGGTGTCTGTTGGCGGCGGCGCTCCTTTCCCGGGTCGTCCGGTCCGCCTTAAGCGCCGTGCGCCTCTCCCTTCTGGACCGTCTCCTGGGAGGGGTCTTGGGGGCGGCCAAGGTCCTGCTGCTGCTCTTCGGGATCTATTTCCTGGGGACCCTAGTCTCTCCCTGGCTCGCCCCCCACTGGACCGACGGGAGCGTGGCCCTTCGGTTCGCCCAAAGCCATTGGGAGGAGGTCCAAAGCCTCGGGGGGCGGCTGGGACTTTCCCCCACGGGAACCCGGGTCCCTCATCCCCTGCCTCCCTTCCTCCAGGAGGCGCCGCAGCACCCCGAAGGAAACCCATAGGAGGGACGAAGCGTTCATGTGGTGTGAACCCCATACATACCAAGCCCTGGAAATCGACAAGATCCTCCGCATCCTCGCCGCGGGGTGCCGCAGCCCCCTGGGCCAGGAGACCCTGCACAAACTGACGCCGGCGGGGGACGGCACCGCCCTGGCCCGTAGGGTGGGACGCTTCCGGGCGTACCTCCAGGCCCGGGACCGGCAGGGGGAATACCCCTGGGACGGCAGGCTTCGTCCCCTTTCTCCCCTGGCGGAGGAGGCCCGGCGCGCCGGGTGGCTTACCGGGGAAGAGCTGGTCACCGTGCGCATCGCCCTCCTGTTGGCCAAGCGTCTGCGCCAGCGCCTTCGGACGGACGGGGAGACCTGGCCGGAACTCAAGGACCTGGCCCGGACCTTCCACGATTGGGACGAGGAAGTGGCGGCCCTGGAGGTGCTGGACGAGGACGGGCGCTTCTACGACCATGCCTCGCCGGAGCTGAAGCGCATCCGGCAGAAGCAGTTCACCGTCCGGGATGCCATCAAGCGCCGTTCCCAGCAGCTCTTCCAGGACTCGGGCACCGCCTCCATGCTTCAGGAACGGGTGCTCTCCCTGCGCAACGGCCGCTTCTGCGTCCTGGTGCGCATGGACGCCGCGGGGGGCTACCCCGGGCTGGTGCTGGAAAAGTCCTCCTCGGGCAACAGCATCTACGTGGAGCCTCAGATCCTGCTCCCCCTGAACAACCAGTGGGCGGTGCTTCTGGAGGAGGAACGGGAGGAGGAGAGCCGCCTCCTCCGTGCCCTCACGGGGCTGATCCTGAAGCGGGAGAAGGCCTTGCTGGACACGGAGGAGAGCCTGGGGCTCCTGGACCTGTTCTACGCCCTGGGGGAGAGGATGGACCGGGACCGCTGGACCCTTCCGGAATGGACCCCCAAGAAGACCCTGGACTTCCGCCAGGCCCGGCACCCCCTCCTGGGGGATCGGGCGGTGCCCCTGGACCTGCTCTGCGGGGAGGGGTACCGGATGCTGGTCATCACGGGGCCCAACACGGGGGGGAAGACCGTGGCCCTCAAGACCCTGGGGGTGTGCGCCTACCTGGCCTGGATGGGTTTCCCCGTGCCCTGCCGGGAGGATTCCCGGGTGGGGGAGGTGGGGGAACTCTTCGCCGACATCGGGGACGAACAGAGCATCGAACAGAACCTCTCCACCTTCAGCGCCCACGTGCACCATCTGGTGGCCATCCTCAAGAGCGCCACGGAGCGGTCCCTGGTGCTGCTGGACGAGCTGGGGGCGGGGACGGATCCCGACGAGGGTTCGGCCCTGGGCATCGCCCTGCTGGAGCACTTCCGCAAGCTGGGGTGTCTGCTCTGGGCCACCACCCACCACAACCCCATCAAGCACTTCGCCCTGGCCACCTCCGGGGTGGAGACCGCATCCATGGAGTTCGACCTGTCCACCCTCTCTCCCACCTACCGGCTGCGCCTGGGTATCCCCGGGAAGAGCAACGCCCTGCTCATCGCCCGCAAGCTGGGCATGCCCGGGGGGGTGCTCCGTCGGGCCCGGGAGGCCATGGAGGGACAGCACGCGGACTTTGAAGCCCTGCTGGGGGAGCTGGAGGAGAAACGCCGACGCCTGGAGCGGGAGATGGAGACCCTGGAGACCAAGACCCGGGAGGCGGAACGCCTGCGTCGGGACTTCGAGACCCGCAACAAGGAGATCCAGGAGAAGAAGGACAAGCTGCTGGAACAGGCGGACCACAAGGCCTCCCGCATCATCCGGGAGGCGGAGGAGGGCGCCAAGGCCCTGCTGCGCAACCTCCGGGAGGCGGAACTGGCCAAGGCCCACCAGGAGTACCAACGGAAGAAGCATCACTTCGACCGCCTGGAAGATCGGCGGGAAGAGAGGGAGGTCCGCCGGGTCAACCGTCTGGCCGCGGAGGGAAGCACCGGGGAGCCCCAGGTGGGGGACCGGGTGGAGATCCCCGGCTCGGGCCTTCGGGGGGACCTGGTGGCCCTCGAAGGGGGGGACGCCCTGGTGCAGTCCGGTCCCATGCGGGTCCGGGTGCCCCTGAAGCGGCTCAAGCGCAGCGCGGACCAGCAGCGCAACGACCCCCCTCCCCGGATTCAGGTCTCCGCCCCTCGGGGTGTGTCCAGTTCCCTCATGGTGCGGGGCATGACCGTGGACGAGGCCATGCCCCTGGTGGAGCAGTATCTGGACCAGGCCTACCGGGCGGGGTACGGGGAGGTCTCGGTGATCCACGGCCGGGGAGAGGGCATCCTGCGCCGGGAGGTGCAGGAGCTGTGCAAGCGCACCCCCTTCGTGGAGTCCCATCGTCTGGGGGGACCCGGCGAGGGGGGCTACGGGGTCACCATCGTCCGGTTCGCGTCCTGACGGGAGACCCCGTCCCTCACCTCTTGGCGGGATCTCCCATCTCCCGAAGGCAGTTCAGGGCGTGAAGCAGCTCCACATCCGTTCCGGCGGCGAAGGCCAGCACGTTCTCCAGGGTGCGGGGGACCCGGACGTCCGGGTGGACGCCCCCCACCCCGTTTCGGCTGTCGAGCTGGATCCGGCCCTCCCGGTCCACGGAGCGGCCGAAGGGGTAGCCGATGAGGTAACCGCCGGGTATCCGGATCAGCCCCCCCACCATCCCGAAGGAACCGTTGCTGCCGAAGAATCCCACCACCCGGGCCCGGGGGGCTCGACGGATACCCATGGCCAGGCCCTCGCCGGAGCTGACCGTCCCCGGGTTCACCAGCACGGCCACGGGGCCCGCGTATCGAGGCGACTGGGGTTCCATGGAGATGCAGTCCACCACCGGGTCGGAGAGGTTTCGCTCGTCGAAGGTGATCCGCAGAAAGCCGCCGGTTCTCCCGTCGTAGTACTCCTGGGCCTCGTAGAAGGAGGGCCCGTCCAGGAAGAATCCCGCCAGGTCCGCCGCAAGCCGGTCCGATCCCCCGTAGTTGCCTCGCAGGTCCACCACCACCCCCGGCGCGTCCGCCGCGACGAAGGAGCGGATCGCCTCCTGAAACTGCCGGAAAAGACCCTCGGGGTAGTGTTCCGGGTCTGCCAGGTCCAGTTCCAGCCCCAACCGGACGTATCCAAAACCTCCCGGCAGGATCCGATGCTCCACCCGGTCGGAAAGTTCCGCCCGGCGGGCGAAGTCCACCCGGGAGAGGGTCCACCCGCCGTCGTCCTCCGCCACGAGCCGGACGATCCGGGGATGGGCCTCGCCGGGGTTTCGGTAGACCGCCTCCACCTCCGCCCCCGCCGGGGCTCGGGGCAGGAGCCGAATCCGCTCCAGCCTTCGGTGGGCCTCCGTGGCCTGAGGGGACTCGCCCCCGAAGGCTCCGGTCAGGGTTTTCAGGGGAACCGTCGCCGGGTCGATTCCCTCCAGGGCTCGCTCGACCGGTTCGTTTCCCCAGGCCAGGATTTCCGCGCCCTGCCGGATCCCCGCCCGGTCGGCGGGCCCCTTGGGGAGGATCGCCGCCGCGATGATCTGCCCCTCCTCCAGCTCCGCCGCGGCCAGCCCAAAGCCGGACCCTGCCCGTTCCGCTGCGAGGGCGGCGGGCACGGAGAGAGCTTCCGCCTTCAGCTTGACGTGTCCGTCGGGAAGGGAGCAGACGTACCCCAGCAGGGCCAGATAGTAGGCTCGCTCGTCCTTCTCCTGGAGGGCTCGTCGGATCCGGGGCAGGAAGCGGGCCCGCAGGTCCGTCCAGGATATGCTCTTCCACTCCCCGAAGGCGTATTCCCGGGACAGCTTCCCGTGGGCCGCCTCGAAGGCCTCGGTCCAGGAAAGGGCGCTCAAGTCCGCCGACAGGGGGAACTGGAAACCCTCTCGGGGGTCGACGGGAGGGCTTCCCGTTGCCTCGGCTCTCCCGCAGGTGTCTCCGAGGAGGAGGGCCCCCAGGCAGAGCAGCCCTGCCAGGAGGCACCGACGAAATCCCCCTACCCTCTGGATGCGCAGCCCTTTTACGATCCCCCGATCCTCCGTGCGCTCCCTCGGGGGGTCTCCTGCCCTGAAAAAACAGGAAGAGGGCGAAGGTTCCTGCGGATGGCCCTGCTCTGCGGCGTTCTCCAGGGGTTCCCGCTTCTCGATGAGAGGGGTGGGGGTTGCAAAGGGTAACTGCGGGGGCATGTGGTCCTCCTTCTCCCTTGTCTCTGGGGATTGGTCAGGGGTTTGAAGAGTGATGGCCATGGATTTCATCCTGCCTTTCGGTGAAGGAAGCTGCGGGTTCTTCCTGTCCCTTCTTCGTGTCCTCAAGGGGGTGTAACCTCGGTATTGCCAAGGCTTCGCCGGGTTTCTCCTTGACAAGAAAGGAGAGGGGGAGTAATCTCCCTCCTGTAGCGCGTGTCCGTAGCTCAGCTGGATAGAGTGTTGGCCTCCGGAGCCAAAGGTCCCGGGTTCGAATCCCGGCGGGCACGCCATGAACGGTCGCCCCTACCGATCCTCGGTAGGGGCTTTTTCGTGGTCCTGCGCAGTCAGAGGGGCCGCGGCCTTTCGGGCCTCCACCGGATCAAAGACCACCCGTCCCACGGGGATCCGTCCCTCCAGGGCCTCCACGACCCGGCTTGCTGCCTCCTGGTCGAACCCCCCGCAGAGTTCCAGGATCTGGATTCCCTGATCGAACAGGATTCGGGCGGCCGCGCAGGCCTGTTCCGTGGAGGAGACTGCCACGACCTGAGTGCGGAAGGACCCGGAATCCAGCACCGCCCGGTGTTCCTCCGGATCGTAGCCGGGGCCCTTCAGGATGAAGCCGTACCTCTTGAGTTCCATGGGCGTCGCCCCCTCGTCGGTTGGATGGATCCCGGAGCCTTCTCATCATACCCCCCCGTCCTCTCCGATTCTGCGGGAAGGAGGCAGGGGGCTTCCGAGATGCCCTTGACGAGGCAACGGGCAGAATCGAAAGTGGAGGGCATCCACGGTGTCTCGGCGGGGCCCTTCGGCCCACCGAAGGCATCCTCGGGAGGAGGACCGGACATGGGTATGAGGCGCAAGGACAAGGAGATCACGGACCCGGCGGTGTTGGAGGCCATCCTCCGCAAGGGTCAGGTGTTGCATCTGGGCCTGGCAGATGTGGGGGGACAGCCCTACGTGGTGCCCCTGGGGTACGGCTATGCCCCCGGGGAGGTGGTGCTCCACGGGGCTATGAAAGGGCTGAAGCTGGACCTGATCCGCCAGAACCCCCGGGTGAGCTTCAACGTGGTGCTTCGTCCCGAACTGGTGCGGAACCCGGACCCCACGGAGTACTCCATGCGCTATATCAGCGTCATCGGCACGGGGGAAGCGGAGATCCTGGAGGACCCGACGGAGAAGCAGCGTTGTCTGGACGTCCTGATGGGGCAATACGGCGGCCCCCAGGACCCCCTGCCCGAAGAGGCCCTGGCCCGTACCGCCGTGATCCGCCTTCGGGTCACCTCCCTCACGGGCAAGTTCTCCGGCTATCCCAAGCCTTTGTCGCCCCAGGATCTATGATCCCCCTCTCCCGGCTTCTGCAGGGGGGGAGCTTTCCCGGGGACTCCCTCCGGTTCGGTCCGAGGAGGGGATCGGGGCCGGTGGTGGTGTGGCACCTCACGGACCGATGCGGCCTCCGGTGTCGGCACTGCTATGCCGAGGCCACGCCGGAGGGAGAGCGTTTCGTCTCCCTCCGGGAGGGATTTCGCTGTCTGGAGACCTTCGCGGCCTGGGGGGCTCCGGCGGTGCTCCTCTCCGGGGGGGAGCCCCTGGAATCGCCCCATGGACGCGCCTTCCTGGAGAGGGGGGCGGAGTTGGGGCTGTCCCTGGCGGTTTCCACCAACGGTACCAGGGTGGACGACTCCTGGGCCGAAGCTCTGGCGAAGCGGGGCGCCTACGTGGGGGTCAGCCTGGACGGGCCGCAGGAGATCCACGACTCCTTCCGGGGGGTACCCGGGGCCTGGAACGCCGCGGCGGCGGGGCTGGAACGGCTGAAACGCGCCGGGGCCCGGTGCGGGCTGCGGGTCACCCTCTGCCGGAGCACCCTGCCCGGGGTTCGGGACCTGCTGGAGTGGGCTCGGGGACGGGTGGACCGGGTCTGTCTGTACCACTTCGTCCCTGCGGGGCGGGGGCAGGAGGGGGAGTGCCTCTCCTCGGAGCAGACCCGGGAGGTGCTGGAGTGGCTGTTCTCCTGGGTGCGCCGGGAGGCGGGACCCCTGGAGGTCCTCACGGTGGACAACGCGACGGACGGGATCGCCCTGCTGGGCTACGTGAAGCGGGAGCTGCCGGAGCGGTTTGGGGAAGTCCGGGAGCTGCTGGCCCGACAAGGGGGCAACCAGAGCGGTCTGCGGATCCTCTCGGTACGCTGGGATGGGCTGGTGAGCCCCGATCCCTTCTCCTTCTCCCATCCCCTGGGGCGGCTGGATCGGGACACGGGAGTCTTGTGTCCGGAGGGAGACCTCCAGGAACGTCTGAAGGATCGGAAGCCCTATCTTCCCCCCCGTTGCGCCTCCTGTCCCGGCCTGCCCCTGTGCAACGGCAACCTTCGGGCCCGGGCGTCGGGAACGGGAAGGGGCTTCTGGGGGGAGGACCCGGGGTGCTACCTCTCGGGCCGGGAGATCCGAGAGATCCTCTCATGAATCCCCTGCCCCGATGGGCGGGTCTCCTGGAGGAGGGGCTTCCCCTGACCCGGCGCCCCTTCCGGGACCTGGGGGCGTCCCTGGGGACGGGAGAAACCGCCCTTTTGGAGGAGGTGCGGCGTTTTGCGGCGGAGGACCCGCGCTACCGGGGGTTTCGGGCGGTCTGGAGCGCCCGGGCCTTCGGCTTCGCCGGAGCGCTGTGCGCCTTTCTCGTGCCCCGGCCCCGGGTGGAGGGGATCCGCGGGACGTTGGCGGGGTTCCCCGGGGTGACCCACGGCTACCTTCGGGAGCACCGAATGAACCTCTGGCTCACCCTTCAGGCCCCGGACGAGAGGGTCCTGCGGGAAGACGCCCGGCGGCTGCGCTCTCTCCTGGGGGCGGAGGAGGGGGTGGTCCTTCCCGCACGGAGGGTGTTCAAGCTCCGGGCCCGGTTCGCCCCCTCGGGGTCTTCGGTCCTCTTTCGGGAAGAGGAGGAGGTTTCCCCCTGGGGAGAGGAACCGAGTCAGGAGAGACGTACGATCCTGGTGACGCGCTCCGAAGAGGGTTTCCCCCTG
The sequence above is drawn from the Aminomonas paucivorans DSM 12260 genome and encodes:
- a CDS encoding TrkH family potassium uptake protein; the encoded protein is MRIYSSLRVERMLVLGFLSLITAGTLVLWAVDRLSGHPLSLLDALFTATSAVCVTGLAVVDTGRDLSLPAQGVLLLLIQLGGLGVMTATTALPLVFGMKIHLRQRLLFAGGLGMDTPQGAVRLLSTVLRYTLAVEALMAAPLFWGFLQREAPGRAAYLAVFHSISAFCNAGFSPYGDSLETFAGTFWVPGAVMVLVVLGGLGFPVAAELRACARRRHPLSAYTRMVLVVTAGLILLGTVLLAFSEWDRAFRDLPPLLKGWNALFHSITPRTAGFDTVALRNFSGLGLGITLTLMFVGASPASTGGGIKTTTFGVLLACSWKEVQGEEETVVWGRRIDPRTQRKALALTVLYLATLFLAVLGLCLYEPFSFRDLLFEAFSAMGTVGLSVGITPRLTPEGKMILVFLMFWGRVGIVTFLYGILARTRPGKVQYPSAQMPIG
- a CDS encoding potassium channel family protein, yielding MKEESKSYLVIGLGRFGTALCNRLVDLGQRVVGVDKVRAHVEELADRLDLAAQLDATDEEALVKVGAKDADVAVVAIGEGVEASVLATAILRDLGIPLVVARAIDPLHAKVLERVGAHRVFSPEQDMGVRMAEQLAHPWLAHFTALQQTDFLVGEMAPLEEMTGKTLQDLHFTHRYKAMILLVERGGTRFLPRADTVILPTDRLWVAGRQEDLAQWLDGTDSEGK
- the pheS gene encoding phenylalanine--tRNA ligase subunit alpha; protein product: MSDMLRDVERMEAAFAETMEKVRSLGDLEALRLEYLGKKGALTGLLRLLGQAAPEERPALGQAVNRLRDACEESLKVRAAELREQEEEAAEARDRVDVSLPGCGRPYGRPHPVVQTFQEILDIFVSLGFSVASGPEIETDFFNFEALNFKAHHPARDMQDTFFVEKDRLLRTHTSPVQVRSMLAQGAPLRIVIPGRVYRRDSDPTHSPMFHQVEGLLLDENISVADLKGCLQAFVDAIFGRPLRSRFRGSYFPFTEPSLEMDVECVVCAGNPAGCRVCKGTGWLEILGAGMVHPNVLRSGGVDPERYGGFAWGMGVDRVAMLKYGLSDLRPLFEGDLAYLTGGN
- the pheT gene encoding phenylalanine--tRNA ligase subunit beta, which codes for MRVYWKWLEELVTLPLGPEALADRLTMTGTEVESIETPCGALSGVLVARVVSCEPHPEKGSLRVVRADLGGGREATVVTGAANARVGAKFPYAPPGATLADGTVLGTRDFDGVSSAGMLLSAEELGLEGLDGEGGLLSLPEEAPEGTDFRAWAGLDVPVLDLSITPNRGDLCSLMGVAREVHGLLEDAPLRGPLPLSGTGEVEWADSFGGIRLEDSGCEQYALGYGENIRIAPAPLEARLKLLLSGMRPVSNVVDATNLAMLLFGQPLHAFDRDRLPGSDIRVRGARPGERLVTLDGKERVLEEQDLVIASGETPIGLAGVMGGLDSEIVPETKRILLESAVFDPSRVSRTSRRLGLPSQAAFRFSRGLDSTRVLPAAEYVLDLLSRWAGMRPGNRILHQFRDIPAPRTVLLRRETLRRVLLWDGLEEAVPGLERLGFGVQPQEGLGEDRVLFRVPSWRNDVEAEEDLVEEVGRLRGYDRIAPRIPGCLHGRGVLPESFLALRQVRQAALARGYVEVMTYSFLHPRELERLHFSPQDPRGNPPGLLNPISQEQVAMRTCILPGLLRALEQNLRSGWRGSMRFFETGNVFFHDAQEGYRESEHLAGLVYLGKDRHVLYGDRLREDFFTVKADVEALLAARGIVAQWREGEEPFGHRGQTAAILRDGVPRGTLCRLKPALARELDAEEGIFVFELDLDAFSPAVRGVYGNPFRFPPAQRDVALLVSVDRPAEAVREEILTLGDRERIRGVELFDHFEGKGIPEGFRSLAFSVLYRHPDRTLRDEEVEGAHLELRRKLQEKGYTLR
- a CDS encoding cell division protein ZapA, coding for MRDGTMEQRLTLLVGRKTYSVVTSLGEERAREVSEVVRQVLDQTDPSLSQEERLFLVSMLLASQMVHLRERLEILAGPEGEESS
- a CDS encoding CvpA family protein; translated protein: MTSPVDYLVAAAGAFWILKGLFRGFAGEVLSLLGWVLGVFAGLRFGGGRLLRFRKAWGWSLPLPPPWAFWGCSWGVCWRRRSFPGSSGPP